Proteins encoded in a region of the Limisphaerales bacterium genome:
- a CDS encoding DEAD/DEAH box helicase, which yields MDFRIADTFQNSLAKLTGDEQKAVKTTAFDLQLNPANPGMKFHRLDKSKDKNFWSVRVSRDIRAIIHKLESSMMLCFVGHHDDAYHWAERRKVEKHPKTGAAQIVEVRELVKEITIPVYVEAVQEAPPKPKLFADTPKEELLGYGVPEEWIADIRQADEDSILELADHLPPEASEALLEMAVGGKPVMPEPMAPDADPFDHPDAQRRFRVMSNKEELERALEFPWDKWTVFLHPAQRLLVEREYNGPARVAGSAGTGKTIVALHRAVYLARKNPEARVLLTTFSNALASALKTRLQRLAGNEPRIAERLEVQSIDSIAQRIATANWGKMELADGERIRDLISDASNEVTESRFTQKFLWEEWEQVVDAWQIESWEAYRDVQRLGRKTRLAETQRNILWGMFEKVRKKLAGEGLTTQAGLFVRLANHLSEAGNAPFEFSVVDEAQDLTVPQLRFLAALGGGRSNSLFFAGDLGQRIFQPPFSWLALGVDVRGRSNTLRINYRTSHQIRKQADQLLPPEFQDVDGNTEDRRGTVSVFNGPEPQFDAFDTAEEEIIAVGHWLKELDANGFHQSEIGVFVRSAAQVNRAKEAIQSASLKWSELDDAVNFEEAAINICTMHLAKGLEFRAVAVMACDDEVIPLQERIETVADTADLEDVYNTERHLLYVACTRARDRLFVTAVNPQSEFLDDMKQ from the coding sequence ATGGATTTCCGCATTGCAGACACGTTTCAGAACAGCCTCGCCAAGCTCACGGGTGATGAGCAAAAGGCGGTGAAGACCACGGCGTTTGATTTGCAATTGAATCCGGCCAACCCGGGGATGAAGTTTCACCGGCTGGATAAATCCAAGGATAAAAATTTCTGGTCCGTGCGCGTCAGCCGGGACATCCGGGCGATCATTCACAAATTGGAGTCCAGCATGATGCTCTGCTTCGTGGGCCATCACGATGACGCCTACCACTGGGCTGAGCGGCGCAAAGTCGAGAAGCACCCCAAGACCGGCGCGGCGCAGATTGTGGAGGTGCGGGAGTTGGTGAAGGAAATCACAATCCCCGTTTATGTGGAAGCCGTGCAAGAGGCTCCACCCAAGCCAAAATTGTTTGCGGACACACCGAAGGAGGAATTGCTCGGCTACGGCGTGCCGGAAGAATGGATCGCGGACATCCGGCAAGCTGACGAGGATTCGATTCTGGAATTGGCTGATCATCTTCCCCCCGAGGCGTCGGAGGCGTTGCTGGAAATGGCCGTGGGCGGCAAGCCGGTGATGCCCGAGCCGATGGCGCCGGATGCGGATCCGTTTGATCATCCCGATGCGCAGCGCCGTTTCCGCGTGATGAGCAACAAGGAGGAACTGGAACGCGCGTTGGAGTTTCCATGGGACAAGTGGACGGTGTTTCTCCACCCCGCCCAGCGGCTATTGGTGGAACGCGAATACAACGGCCCGGCGCGGGTGGCGGGCTCGGCCGGCACGGGCAAAACAATCGTGGCATTGCACCGCGCGGTTTACTTGGCACGAAAAAATCCCGAAGCCCGGGTGTTGCTGACGACTTTCTCCAATGCCTTGGCGTCTGCCTTGAAGACCCGCTTGCAACGTTTGGCCGGCAATGAGCCGAGGATTGCTGAGCGATTGGAAGTGCAGTCGATTGACTCCATCGCTCAACGCATCGCAACGGCCAACTGGGGAAAGATGGAATTGGCGGACGGAGAACGCATCCGGGACTTGATTTCGGATGCTTCGAATGAAGTGACCGAGTCACGGTTCACCCAGAAATTTCTCTGGGAAGAATGGGAACAGGTGGTGGACGCCTGGCAAATCGAATCGTGGGAAGCCTATCGTGACGTCCAACGATTGGGCCGGAAAACTCGATTGGCCGAAACCCAACGGAACATCCTCTGGGGGATGTTCGAAAAGGTCCGGAAAAAGCTGGCGGGAGAAGGACTGACCACCCAAGCCGGGTTGTTTGTTCGTCTTGCCAACCACCTGTCAGAAGCGGGCAATGCGCCGTTTGAATTTTCCGTGGTGGACGAGGCGCAGGATTTAACCGTGCCGCAATTGCGCTTTCTGGCAGCTCTCGGTGGCGGCCGGTCCAACAGTCTCTTTTTCGCCGGCGACCTGGGCCAGCGGATCTTTCAACCGCCATTTTCCTGGCTGGCACTGGGTGTGGATGTGCGCGGCCGCTCCAATACCTTGCGCATCAACTACCGGACGTCCCACCAAATTAGAAAACAAGCCGACCAATTGTTGCCTCCTGAATTTCAAGATGTGGATGGAAACACCGAAGACCGCCGCGGAACCGTTTCCGTCTTCAACGGCCCAGAACCTCAATTCGACGCGTTTGACACAGCAGAAGAGGAAATAATCGCTGTTGGCCATTGGTTGAAAGAATTGGATGCAAACGGATTTCACCAGTCAGAAATCGGTGTTTTTGTAAGATCCGCTGCACAGGTGAATCGGGCCAAGGAAGCGATTCAATCTGCCAGCTTGAAATGGAGTGAGCTGGATGATGCCGTGAACTTCGAAGAAGCCGCCATTAACATCTGCACGATGCATCTGGCCAAGGGACTGGAATTCCGGGCTGTGGCGGTGATGGCCTGCGATGATGAAGTAATCCCGCTTCAGGAACGCATCGAAACCGTCGCCGACACCGCCGACCTCGAGGATGTTTACAACACCGAAAGGCATCTACTCTACGTAGCCTGCACCCGCGCACGCGACAGGTTATTTGTGACTGCAGTCAATCCGCAATCAGAGTTTCTGGATGATATGAAACAATAA
- a CDS encoding helix-turn-helix domain-containing protein, with product MIPEDETFTTQAAADHLGMSRQHFVNLLEEGKIGFHKVGSHRRVTFKNLLAFEAKRDKERRGVLDGLAETVDKAGRYESEYTGG from the coding sequence ATGATCCCGGAAGATGAAACCTTCACAACCCAGGCGGCGGCTGATCACTTGGGGATGTCGCGCCAGCATTTTGTGAACCTGCTGGAAGAGGGGAAGATCGGCTTTCACAAAGTGGGCTCTCACCGCCGGGTGACCTTCAAGAATCTGTTGGCCTTTGAGGCAAAGCGGGACAAGGAACGGCGGGGAGTGCTGGATGGCTTGGCTGAAACCGTGGACAAAGCCGGACGCTATGAATCGGAATATACCGGCGGATAA
- a CDS encoding DUF433 domain-containing protein yields MPLSSDYKERIAIEPGKRSGRPCVRGGRTRLANCMSHTVRLSDFPELTEEDLRACLAHAAERKQAMCFGNRTQRT; encoded by the coding sequence ATTCCCCTCTCGTCGGACTACAAAGAGCGCATTGCCATCGAGCCGGGCAAACGCAGCGGGCGCCCCTGCGTACGTGGCGGACGTACTAGACTGGCCAATTGCATGAGCCACACTGTAAGACTTTCTGATTTCCCAGAGTTGACCGAGGAAGATTTACGCGCTTGCCTCGCCCATGCCGCCGAACGTAAACAGGCGATGTGTTTTGGGAATCGAACCCAACGAACATAG
- a CDS encoding PIN domain-containing protein, which translates to MVLDACVLANFGVCDLLLKLAERPRQYLPVWSTEILDEVRGVHVDVLDWPEKLADSFQLELRKAFPQAAVDDYGHIVPTLTNDEKDRHVLAAAVRAGSFLILTFNTKDFPEASLAPWSIEVSHPDDYLLVLYAMEPSQVVSRIAAIAAKRGLDEQDVLLRLGKVLPKFAGKLLDDLELS; encoded by the coding sequence GTGGTGCTGGACGCCTGTGTGTTGGCCAATTTTGGGGTATGCGATTTGCTGCTGAAGCTCGCCGAGCGTCCCCGCCAGTATCTGCCGGTTTGGTCCACGGAAATTTTGGACGAAGTGAGAGGGGTGCATGTCGATGTCTTGGACTGGCCCGAAAAGTTGGCGGATTCGTTTCAATTAGAATTGCGAAAGGCATTTCCTCAAGCGGCAGTGGATGATTACGGACATATCGTGCCCACGCTGACCAATGATGAGAAAGACCGGCATGTACTGGCGGCCGCCGTCCGAGCGGGTAGCTTCCTGATTCTCACTTTCAACACCAAGGATTTCCCCGAAGCATCATTGGCTCCATGGTCAATAGAGGTGTCGCATCCGGATGATTATTTGCTGGTTCTTTATGCCATGGAGCCTTCACAAGTGGTGAGCCGAATTGCCGCGATTGCCGCCAAGCGCGGATTAGATGAGCAGGATGTGTTGCTTCGCTTGGGCAAAGTGCTGCCAAAGTTCGCGGGCAAATTGTTAGATGATCTCGAATTGAGTTGA